In Dama dama isolate Ldn47 chromosome 9, ASM3311817v1, whole genome shotgun sequence, the following proteins share a genomic window:
- the IER2 gene encoding immediate early response gene 2 protein translates to MEVQKEAQRIMTLSVWKMYHSRMQRGGLRLHRSLQLSLVMRSARELYLSAKVGAQEPEVPLPPVRSPDPRLHPPREAEAAAKAAPGDGEQPSPEPMDTQEASRAEEAPARCVQRPAKISRKRRSSSLSDGADAALVPSKKARLEEEEEEEGASSEVLDRLQPPPAQAEGAFPNLARVLQRRFSGLLNCSPAASSPTASPACEAKPACRPADNMLNVLVRAVVAF, encoded by the coding sequence ATGGAAGTGCAGAAAGAGGCGCAACGGATCATGACCCTGTCGGTGTGGAAGATGTACCATTCGCGCATGCAGCGCGGTGGCCTGCGGCTGCACCGGAGCCTGCAGCTGTCGCTGGTCATGCGCAGCGCCCGGGAGCTCTACCTCTCGGCCAAGGTGGGAGCCCAGGAACCCGAGGTGCCTTTGCCGCCCGTCCGCTCCCCTGACCCTCGCCTGCACCCTCCTCGGGAAGCGGAAGCCGCAGCCAAGGCAGCTCCCGGGGACGGTGAGCAGCCCTCTCCGGAACCCATGGACACGCAGGAGGCATCGAGAGCCGAGGAGGCCCCCGCCCGCTGTGTCCAGCGCCCCGCCAAAATCAGCCGAAAGCGGCGGAGCAGCAGCCTTAGCGATGGTGCGGACGCCGCTCTGGTTCCGAGCAAGAAAGCCCGcttagaagaagaggaggaggaggaaggggcctCTTCAGAGGTCCTTGATCGCCTGCAGCCCCCTCCAGCGCAAGCGGAGGGCGCCTTCCCCAACCTGGCGCGCGTCCTGCAGAGGCGCTTCTCCGGCCTCCTGAACTGCAGTCCCGCTGCCAGCTCTCCGACGGCGTCCCCGGCGTGCGAGGCGAAGCCGGCTTGCCGCCCGGCGGACAACATGCTCAACGTGCTGGTGCGGGCCGTGGTGGCCTTCTGA